One genomic segment of Sminthopsis crassicaudata isolate SCR6 chromosome 2, ASM4859323v1, whole genome shotgun sequence includes these proteins:
- the UBTD2 gene encoding ubiquitin domain-containing protein 2 isoform X3 — protein sequence MTDGQLRSKRDEFWDTAPAFEGRKEIWDALKAAAHAFENNDHELAQAIIDGANITLPHGALTECYDELGNRYQLPVYCLAPPINMIEEKSDIETLDIPDPPPNSGYECQLRLRLSTGKDLKLLARSTDTVYHMKRRLNAVEGVEPSSQRWFFSGRPLTDKMKLEELKIPKDYVVQVIVSQPLQNPTPVEN from the exons ATGACAGATGGACAACTACGCAGCAAGAGAGATGAATTTTGGGATACTGCACCAGCCTTTGAAGGCCGTAAAGAAATTTGGGATGCTCTTAAGGCTGCTGCACATGCATTTGAGAACAATGATCATGAACTGGCACAAGCAATCATTGATGGTGCAAATATAACATTACCACATG GTGCCCTTACAGAGTGTTATGATGAACTGGGAAACAGATACCAACTTCCAGTCTATTGCTTGGCCCCACCAATCAACATGATAGAAGAAAAGAGTGACATAGAGACTCTGGATATTCCTGATCCACCACCAAATTCTGGATATGAATGTCAACTCCGTCTACGCCTTTCCACAGGCAAAGATCTCAAACTTTTGGCTCGTAGTACAGACACAGTATACCACATGAAGAGGAGATTGAATGCAGTGGAAGGTGTGGAACCAAGTAGTCAGCGCTGGTTCTTTTCAGGCAGGCCACTCACTGACAAAATGAAACTGGAAGAATTGAAGATCCCAAAGGACTATGTAGTACAGGTTATTGTGAGCCAGCCTTTGCAAAATCCAACACCAGTGGAGAACTGA
- the UBTD2 gene encoding ubiquitin domain-containing protein 2 isoform X1 has protein sequence MGGCVGAQHDSSGSLNENSEGTGVALGRNQPLKKEKPKWKSDYPMTDGQLRSKRDEFWDTAPAFEGRKEIWDALKAAAHAFENNDHELAQAIIDGANITLPHGALTECYDELGNRYQLPVYCLAPPINMIEEKSDIETLDIPDPPPNSGYECQLRLRLSTGKDLKLLARSTDTVYHMKRRLNAVEGVEPSSQRWFFSGRPLTDKMKLEELKIPKDYVVQVIVSQPLQNPTPVEN, from the exons TTGCTTTAGGTCGTAATCAGCCTCTGAAAAAAGAGAAACCAAAATGGAAAAGTGATTATCCCATGACAGATGGACAACTACGCAGCAAGAGAGATGAATTTTGGGATACTGCACCAGCCTTTGAAGGCCGTAAAGAAATTTGGGATGCTCTTAAGGCTGCTGCACATGCATTTGAGAACAATGATCATGAACTGGCACAAGCAATCATTGATGGTGCAAATATAACATTACCACATG GTGCCCTTACAGAGTGTTATGATGAACTGGGAAACAGATACCAACTTCCAGTCTATTGCTTGGCCCCACCAATCAACATGATAGAAGAAAAGAGTGACATAGAGACTCTGGATATTCCTGATCCACCACCAAATTCTGGATATGAATGTCAACTCCGTCTACGCCTTTCCACAGGCAAAGATCTCAAACTTTTGGCTCGTAGTACAGACACAGTATACCACATGAAGAGGAGATTGAATGCAGTGGAAGGTGTGGAACCAAGTAGTCAGCGCTGGTTCTTTTCAGGCAGGCCACTCACTGACAAAATGAAACTGGAAGAATTGAAGATCCCAAAGGACTATGTAGTACAGGTTATTGTGAGCCAGCCTTTGCAAAATCCAACACCAGTGGAGAACTGA
- the UBTD2 gene encoding ubiquitin domain-containing protein 2 isoform X2, with the protein MVALGRNQPLKKEKPKWKSDYPMTDGQLRSKRDEFWDTAPAFEGRKEIWDALKAAAHAFENNDHELAQAIIDGANITLPHGALTECYDELGNRYQLPVYCLAPPINMIEEKSDIETLDIPDPPPNSGYECQLRLRLSTGKDLKLLARSTDTVYHMKRRLNAVEGVEPSSQRWFFSGRPLTDKMKLEELKIPKDYVVQVIVSQPLQNPTPVEN; encoded by the exons TTGCTTTAGGTCGTAATCAGCCTCTGAAAAAAGAGAAACCAAAATGGAAAAGTGATTATCCCATGACAGATGGACAACTACGCAGCAAGAGAGATGAATTTTGGGATACTGCACCAGCCTTTGAAGGCCGTAAAGAAATTTGGGATGCTCTTAAGGCTGCTGCACATGCATTTGAGAACAATGATCATGAACTGGCACAAGCAATCATTGATGGTGCAAATATAACATTACCACATG GTGCCCTTACAGAGTGTTATGATGAACTGGGAAACAGATACCAACTTCCAGTCTATTGCTTGGCCCCACCAATCAACATGATAGAAGAAAAGAGTGACATAGAGACTCTGGATATTCCTGATCCACCACCAAATTCTGGATATGAATGTCAACTCCGTCTACGCCTTTCCACAGGCAAAGATCTCAAACTTTTGGCTCGTAGTACAGACACAGTATACCACATGAAGAGGAGATTGAATGCAGTGGAAGGTGTGGAACCAAGTAGTCAGCGCTGGTTCTTTTCAGGCAGGCCACTCACTGACAAAATGAAACTGGAAGAATTGAAGATCCCAAAGGACTATGTAGTACAGGTTATTGTGAGCCAGCCTTTGCAAAATCCAACACCAGTGGAGAACTGA